Proteins encoded by one window of Streptomyces clavuligerus:
- the pyk gene encoding pyruvate kinase, with product MRRSKIVCTLGPAVDSYDQLRALIEAGMNVARFNMSHGSHAEHEERYHRVRKAAADTGRALGVLADLQGPKIRLETFAEGPVELVRGDEFTITTEDVAGDKSICGTTYKGLPGDVSKGDQILINDGNVELRVVEVEGPRVKTIVVEGGVISDHKGINLPGAAVNVPALSEKDVEDLRFALRMGCDLVALSFVRDADDVKDVHKVMDEVGIRVPVIAKVEKPQAVANMEDVVLAFDGVMVARGDLAVEYPLEKVPMVQKRLIELCRRNAKPVIVATQMMESMITNSRPTRAEASDVANAILDGADAVMLSAESSVGAYPIETVKTMSKIVTAAEEELLSKGLQPLVPGKKPRTQGGSVARAACEIADFLSGKALVAFTKSGDTARRLSRYRVCQPILAFTTEESTRNQLALSWGVESFVVPHVDNTDAMVDLVDAELLKLQRHNEGDTMIITAGSPPGVPGTTNMVRVHHLGRAS from the coding sequence ATGCGCCGTTCCAAAATCGTCTGCACACTGGGCCCTGCTGTCGACTCCTACGACCAGCTGAGGGCCCTCATCGAGGCCGGTATGAACGTGGCCCGCTTCAACATGAGCCACGGTTCCCACGCCGAGCACGAGGAGCGGTACCACCGCGTCCGCAAGGCCGCCGCCGACACCGGGCGCGCCCTGGGCGTCCTCGCCGACCTCCAGGGTCCGAAGATCCGGCTGGAGACCTTCGCCGAGGGCCCGGTGGAGCTGGTGCGCGGTGACGAGTTCACCATCACCACCGAGGACGTGGCGGGAGACAAGTCCATCTGCGGCACCACCTACAAGGGGCTGCCGGGCGATGTCTCCAAGGGCGACCAGATCCTGATCAACGACGGCAATGTCGAGTTGCGCGTGGTCGAGGTCGAGGGCCCCCGGGTGAAGACGATCGTGGTCGAGGGCGGTGTCATCTCCGACCACAAGGGCATCAACCTCCCCGGCGCGGCGGTGAATGTCCCGGCCCTCTCCGAGAAGGACGTCGAGGACCTGCGCTTCGCCCTGCGGATGGGCTGCGACCTGGTGGCCCTCTCGTTCGTCCGCGACGCCGACGACGTCAAGGACGTCCACAAGGTGATGGACGAGGTGGGCATCCGGGTCCCCGTCATCGCCAAGGTGGAGAAGCCGCAGGCCGTCGCCAACATGGAGGACGTCGTCCTGGCGTTCGACGGGGTGATGGTGGCCCGCGGTGACCTGGCGGTCGAGTATCCGCTGGAGAAGGTCCCGATGGTGCAGAAGCGCCTGATCGAGCTGTGCCGCCGGAACGCGAAGCCGGTGATCGTGGCGACCCAGATGATGGAGTCGATGATCACCAACTCCCGTCCCACGCGCGCCGAGGCGTCTGATGTCGCCAACGCGATCCTGGACGGCGCGGACGCGGTCATGCTGTCGGCGGAGTCCTCGGTGGGCGCCTACCCGATCGAGACCGTGAAGACGATGTCCAAGATCGTCACCGCGGCCGAGGAGGAGCTGCTCTCCAAGGGCCTCCAGCCCCTGGTCCCCGGCAAGAAGCCGCGCACCCAGGGCGGTTCGGTCGCCCGTGCCGCCTGTGAGATCGCGGACTTCCTGAGCGGCAAGGCCCTGGTCGCCTTCACCAAGTCCGGCGACACGGCCCGCCGCCTCTCCCGCTACCGGGTCTGTCAGCCGATCCTCGCCTTCACCACCGAGGAGTCCACCCGCAACCAGCTCGCGCTGAGCTGGGGCGTCGAGTCCTTCGTCGTCCCGCACGTGGACAACACGGACGCCATGGTCGACCTGGTCGACGCCGAGCTGCTGAAGCTCCAGCGCCACAACGAGGGCGACACCATGATCATCACGGCCGGTTCCCCTCCGGGTGTGCCGGGCACCACGAACATGGTGCGGGTGCACCACCTGGGCCGCGCCTCGTAA